The Paludisphaera rhizosphaerae genome includes a region encoding these proteins:
- a CDS encoding HAD family hydrolase yields MPPRAVLFDLDGTLLDTLDDIGRSANQALQEGGFPEQPISAYRQFIGDGVAVLFQRALPAAAANDPEVVSRCVAAFARIYDAGWDVASRPYPGIAELLDALTAHSIPIAVLSNKPDVFTRKCVERFLASWSFAAVLGQREGVPRKPDPAGAFEAAELMGVDAADVLYLGDTSVDMTTAVRAGMLAVGAAWGFRSVEELKAHGAAVIVTEPMEVVSLLAGGR; encoded by the coding sequence ATGCCTCCTCGCGCCGTCCTCTTCGACCTCGACGGGACCCTCCTGGACACCCTGGACGACATCGGTCGCTCCGCCAACCAGGCGCTCCAGGAGGGGGGCTTTCCCGAACAGCCCATCTCGGCCTACCGCCAGTTCATCGGCGACGGCGTGGCCGTCCTCTTTCAGCGGGCCCTGCCGGCCGCCGCCGCGAACGACCCCGAGGTCGTTTCGCGATGCGTTGCGGCCTTCGCCCGGATCTACGACGCCGGCTGGGACGTCGCCAGCCGGCCTTATCCGGGGATCGCCGAACTCCTCGACGCCCTGACGGCGCATTCCATCCCGATCGCCGTCCTGTCGAACAAGCCGGATGTGTTCACGCGCAAATGCGTGGAGCGGTTTCTCGCTTCCTGGTCGTTCGCCGCCGTGCTTGGACAGCGCGAGGGCGTTCCCCGAAAGCCCGACCCTGCCGGAGCTTTCGAGGCGGCGGAACTCATGGGCGTCGACGCGGCCGACGTGCTCTACCTGGGGGATACCTCCGTCGACATGACGACGGCCGTCCGCGCGGGGATGCTGGCCGTCGGCGCAGCCTGGGGGTTCCGTAGCGTCGAGGAGTTGAAGGCCCACGGTGCCGCGGTGATCGTCACCGAGCCAATGGAAGTCGTGAGTCTTCTGGCCGGGGGGCGTTGA
- a CDS encoding Gfo/Idh/MocA family protein, translating to MSSRRGFLESVGAGSLALLAAGSARGQQSPGAEILGAEGVKTSARSSKVWRPVSDRKIRVGIIGYGVCKFGAAFGFQDHPNVTVAAVSDLFPDRCAELAKVCRCEKTYPSLEELVKDDTIEAVFIATDAPSHAKHAIEALKHGKHVASAVPAVFGSVDEAHELYDAVKTSGRTYMMFETSAFHEDCYAMRQVYRAGGFGKLVYTEGEYYHHSVEQIPSYREWRVGLPPQWYPTHASAYYVVVSGGSLVDVTCKAMPSIMKKFQSNKYDNPFGTEIGLFRTSEGGMARIGVSWDTYVPGSETGRVYGQRGFMVGMNYHGEEQKLPDLARPALPPQMNPGGHGGSHGYLTDEFITAILEKRKPMVDIAAALNMTVPGAIAHQSALKDGETLKVPQFA from the coding sequence ATGTCGTCGCGTCGTGGTTTTCTGGAGTCGGTTGGAGCCGGATCGTTGGCGCTTCTGGCGGCTGGTTCGGCCAGAGGTCAGCAGTCGCCGGGGGCGGAGATCCTGGGGGCGGAAGGGGTCAAAACGTCGGCCCGTTCGTCCAAGGTGTGGAGGCCGGTGTCGGATCGGAAGATCCGGGTGGGGATCATCGGCTACGGGGTCTGCAAGTTCGGCGCGGCGTTCGGGTTCCAGGATCACCCCAACGTGACCGTGGCGGCCGTCAGCGACCTCTTCCCCGACCGTTGCGCCGAGCTGGCGAAGGTCTGCCGTTGCGAGAAGACGTACCCCTCGCTTGAGGAGTTGGTGAAGGACGACACGATCGAGGCCGTCTTCATCGCGACCGACGCCCCCAGCCACGCAAAGCACGCCATCGAGGCCCTGAAGCATGGCAAGCACGTTGCGTCGGCGGTGCCGGCGGTGTTCGGCTCGGTGGACGAGGCCCACGAACTGTACGACGCGGTGAAGACGAGCGGCCGGACGTACATGATGTTTGAGACCTCGGCCTTCCACGAGGACTGCTACGCCATGCGCCAGGTCTATCGGGCCGGCGGCTTCGGCAAGCTGGTCTACACCGAGGGCGAATACTACCACCACAGCGTCGAGCAGATTCCCTCGTACCGCGAGTGGCGTGTCGGCCTGCCGCCGCAGTGGTATCCGACGCACGCCTCGGCTTACTACGTCGTCGTGTCGGGCGGGAGCCTTGTCGACGTGACGTGCAAGGCGATGCCCAGCATCATGAAGAAGTTCCAGAGCAACAAGTACGACAATCCCTTCGGCACTGAGATCGGCCTCTTCCGGACGAGCGAAGGGGGCATGGCGCGGATCGGCGTCTCGTGGGATACGTACGTCCCGGGAAGCGAGACAGGCCGCGTCTACGGCCAGCGGGGCTTCATGGTGGGGATGAACTACCATGGCGAAGAGCAGAAGCTGCCGGATCTTGCGCGGCCCGCGCTGCCGCCCCAGATGAATCCCGGCGGCCACGGCGGCTCGCACGGTTACTTGACCGACGAGTTCATCACGGCCATCCTGGAGAAGCGGAAGCCGATGGTCGACATCGCCGCCGCGCTCAACATGACCGTCCCCGGCGCGATCGCCCACCAATCCGCCCTCAAGGACGGCGAGACCCTGAAGGTGCCCCAGTTCGCGTGA
- a CDS encoding GNAT family N-acetyltransferase: MSAEHRDQVEIREATEPGDLEAVRRLLQDYAEEFAPTIADNLRIQRFDEELANLPGRYAGPSGGLLLATVAGLSAGCVAVRDLGDGVCEMKRLYVAPDYRSIGLGKLLIAAIVQHATRLGHRRMVLDSTPEMARAVELYRSFGFEETDPYNDSTHALFFSRPLA; encoded by the coding sequence ATGAGCGCTGAGCATCGCGACCAGGTGGAGATCCGGGAAGCCACCGAACCAGGCGATCTGGAAGCCGTCCGCCGATTGCTCCAGGACTACGCCGAGGAGTTCGCCCCGACGATCGCCGACAACCTACGCATCCAGCGCTTCGACGAGGAGTTGGCCAATCTCCCCGGTCGCTACGCCGGTCCCTCGGGCGGCCTGCTGCTAGCGACCGTCGCGGGCCTTTCCGCCGGCTGCGTGGCCGTTCGCGACCTCGGCGACGGCGTCTGCGAGATGAAGCGGCTCTACGTCGCCCCGGACTACCGATCGATCGGCCTGGGGAAGCTCCTCATCGCGGCGATCGTCCAGCACGCGACGCGCCTCGGCCATCGCCGCATGGTCCTCGACTCGACCCCCGAGATGGCCCGAGCCGTGGAGCTTTATCGGTCCTTCGGTTTCGAGGAGACCGATCCCTACAACGACAGCACGCACGCCCTCTTCTTCTCGCGCCCGCTCGCCTGA
- a CDS encoding pyridoxamine 5'-phosphate oxidase family protein, translating into MGKVYEEIDEKLARFIADQRMFFVGTAPNNPDGRLNVSPKGHDTFRVLGPKTVGYLDLTGSGVETIAHLRENGRMTIMFCAFEGRPLILRLQGRGRVVEPRDDEWATLSPRFPDTPGARAVIVLEVERIADSCGFSIPLYDYQGERTQLIDFAVKKGEDGLEAYRRQKNVASIDGLPGLEPSEATADER; encoded by the coding sequence ATGGGCAAGGTTTACGAGGAGATTGACGAGAAGCTGGCCCGGTTCATCGCCGACCAGCGCATGTTCTTCGTGGGGACCGCGCCCAACAACCCGGACGGTCGGCTCAACGTCTCACCCAAGGGACACGACACGTTTCGAGTCCTGGGGCCGAAGACGGTCGGCTATCTGGACCTGACCGGCAGCGGCGTGGAGACGATCGCCCACCTCCGCGAGAACGGTCGGATGACCATCATGTTCTGCGCCTTCGAGGGCCGTCCCCTAATCCTCCGGCTCCAGGGCCGAGGACGAGTCGTCGAGCCTCGCGACGACGAGTGGGCGACGCTCTCTCCTCGCTTCCCCGACACCCCCGGCGCTCGCGCCGTGATCGTGCTGGAGGTGGAGCGGATCGCCGATTCCTGCGGCTTCTCCATACCGCTCTACGACTACCAGGGCGAGCGCACCCAGCTCATCGACTTCGCCGTCAAGAAGGGCGAGGACGGCCTGGAAGCCTACCGTCGCCAGAAGAACGTCGCGAGCATCGACGGTCTCCCGGGCCTCGAACCATCGGAGGCGACGGCCGATGAGCGCTGA
- a CDS encoding DUF1572 family protein: MSPIQGEDAVARAFLIEARTRLDESVGLIRHCVGQLDEQQLWWRPREGMNSIGNLLLHLAGNLRQRFRSDVGGEPDVRDRFGEFTERRELPKAELLQRFDEAVAGAEDVLDGLSPTALVETRRTNRSVGEIEVPVLAILFQALTHLTGHAQEIVSMTRMQLGDRYQYRSPGLVPPEMRPKD; the protein is encoded by the coding sequence ATGAGCCCGATCCAGGGAGAAGACGCCGTCGCCAGGGCCTTTCTGATCGAGGCCCGCACGAGACTCGACGAGAGCGTCGGCCTGATCCGGCATTGCGTCGGCCAGCTTGACGAGCAGCAGCTCTGGTGGCGGCCTCGCGAGGGGATGAACAGCATCGGCAACCTGCTGCTCCACCTGGCGGGCAACCTTCGCCAGCGGTTCCGGTCGGACGTCGGCGGCGAGCCCGACGTGCGTGACCGCTTCGGCGAGTTCACGGAGCGTCGGGAATTGCCCAAGGCCGAATTGCTCCAGCGCTTCGACGAGGCCGTAGCTGGGGCTGAAGACGTCCTCGACGGCCTGTCGCCGACGGCTCTCGTCGAGACGCGTCGGACGAATCGGAGCGTGGGTGAGATCGAGGTCCCAGTGCTGGCGATCCTGTTCCAGGCGCTCACGCATCTCACGGGCCACGCGCAGGAGATCGTTTCGATGACGCGCATGCAGCTCGGCGATCGTTATCAGTATCGGAGCCCTGGGCTCGTGCCGCCCGAGATGCGGCCGAAGGATTGA
- a CDS encoding nucleotidyltransferase domain-containing protein has protein sequence MDADRRLATAAAEHPFPLIFATISGAHLYGFASPDSDFDLRGCHVLPADRVLGLDPGPWTVQVDRKDTDGFELDLVTHDALKFFNLMLKKNGYVLEQVHSPLIVVTTPEHEELKAIAGRCVTCFHGYHYLGFAETQWRLFEKEQPRRIKPLLYCYRVLLTGIHLMRTGEVEANLVRLNEEARLSHVDDLIARKVGGREKETLEDADVAFHRGEYERLRAALEAAGRSSSLPERTDARPALDDLLIRLRMRSIEGFPA, from the coding sequence ATGGACGCCGATCGACGCCTTGCAACCGCCGCCGCCGAACATCCGTTCCCGCTGATCTTCGCCACGATCAGCGGAGCGCACCTCTACGGCTTCGCCTCGCCAGATTCCGACTTCGACCTGCGCGGCTGTCACGTCTTGCCGGCGGATCGCGTCCTCGGATTGGATCCCGGCCCGTGGACCGTCCAGGTCGATCGCAAGGACACCGACGGCTTCGAACTCGACCTGGTCACGCACGACGCCCTCAAATTCTTCAACCTCATGCTGAAGAAGAACGGCTACGTGCTGGAGCAGGTGCATTCGCCGCTGATCGTCGTCACCACTCCCGAGCACGAGGAGTTGAAGGCGATCGCCGGCCGCTGCGTCACTTGCTTCCACGGCTATCATTACCTGGGCTTCGCCGAGACCCAATGGCGGCTCTTCGAGAAGGAGCAACCCCGGCGCATCAAGCCGCTCTTGTATTGCTATCGCGTGCTGCTGACCGGCATCCATCTGATGCGTACGGGCGAGGTCGAGGCGAACCTCGTCCGGCTGAACGAGGAGGCGCGGCTTTCGCATGTCGACGACCTGATCGCCCGCAAGGTCGGCGGCCGCGAAAAGGAGACGCTCGAGGACGCCGACGTCGCTTTCCACCGCGGCGAGTATGAACGCCTCCGGGCCGCCCTGGAGGCCGCCGGCCGATCCAGCAGTCTCCCCGAGCGGACCGACGCCCGTCCGGCGCTCGACGACCTGCTCATCCGCCTCCGCATGAGGTCCATCGAGGGATTCCCAGCATGA
- a CDS encoding nucleotidyltransferase domain-containing protein yields the protein MNTVQRLADQGLLRPPRWLAGNVQYETIMGSVAYGVSSDTSDVDVYGWAIPPKDDVFPHLRGEIPGFGKPFKRFEVFQEHHIADRDALGGRGRTYDVTIFGIVRFFDLAMQNNPNVLDSLFTPVNCVLHSTRVGEMVRENRRVFLHKGAWAKFKGYAYSQLHKIATKQPEGRRAALVAEHGYDVKFAYHVVRLVGEVEQILTEGDVDLQRDNERLKAIRRGEWTEERLRSWFDDKEKQLERACAESKLPAGPDEPRIKDLLMRCLEEHYGSLDACVVEPDRVVVALRAVQAELDRVKDLL from the coding sequence GTGAATACGGTTCAAAGGCTGGCCGATCAGGGGTTGCTGCGTCCTCCGCGGTGGCTGGCGGGGAACGTGCAGTATGAGACGATCATGGGGAGCGTCGCGTATGGGGTGTCGTCGGACACCAGCGACGTCGACGTCTACGGCTGGGCGATCCCGCCGAAGGACGACGTCTTCCCGCATCTTCGGGGCGAGATCCCCGGGTTCGGCAAGCCGTTCAAGCGGTTCGAGGTCTTCCAGGAGCACCACATCGCCGATCGCGACGCCCTGGGAGGGCGCGGGCGGACCTATGACGTGACGATCTTCGGGATTGTCCGCTTCTTCGACCTGGCGATGCAGAACAACCCGAACGTCCTCGACTCCCTGTTCACGCCGGTCAACTGCGTGCTGCACTCGACGCGGGTGGGGGAGATGGTCCGCGAGAACCGCCGCGTGTTCCTGCACAAGGGGGCCTGGGCGAAGTTCAAGGGGTACGCCTACTCGCAACTGCACAAGATCGCCACGAAGCAGCCCGAAGGCCGCCGCGCGGCGCTGGTCGCCGAGCACGGCTACGACGTCAAGTTCGCCTACCACGTCGTCCGCCTCGTCGGCGAGGTCGAGCAGATCCTGACCGAGGGGGACGTCGACCTCCAGCGCGACAACGAACGCCTCAAGGCCATCCGTCGCGGCGAATGGACCGAGGAACGCCTGCGATCCTGGTTCGACGACAAGGAGAAGCAACTCGAACGCGCCTGCGCCGAGAGCAAGCTGCCGGCCGGCCCCGACGAGCCGAGGATTAAGGACCTGCTGATGCGATGCCTGGAGGAACACTACGGCAGCCTCGACGCCTGCGTCGTCGAGCCCGACCGCGTCGTCGTCGCCCTCCGCGCCGTCCAGGCGGAGCTGGATCGCGTGAAGGACCTGCTGTAA
- a CDS encoding helix-turn-helix domain-containing protein — protein MKKGDTTTKGKAAAKPRAKGKAESFGSRLASRLQSVAEALQSGEPLENRLTVRTVVLDLTPRSYAADDVKAVRAKFGASQSIFAQFLGVNVQTLQKWEHGQRSVPAMAARYLDDLQEFPEIWSRRIKIAKG, from the coding sequence GTGAAGAAAGGCGATACCACAACCAAGGGCAAGGCTGCGGCCAAGCCTAGAGCCAAGGGGAAGGCGGAGTCCTTCGGATCTCGCCTGGCCTCGCGCCTGCAATCGGTAGCCGAGGCACTCCAGTCGGGCGAGCCGTTGGAGAATCGGCTGACCGTGCGGACGGTCGTGCTCGATTTGACTCCGCGATCCTACGCGGCGGACGACGTGAAGGCGGTTAGGGCCAAGTTCGGCGCGAGCCAATCAATCTTCGCTCAGTTCCTGGGCGTCAACGTCCAGACGCTCCAGAAATGGGAGCATGGGCAGCGGTCCGTCCCCGCAATGGCTGCCCGTTACCTGGACGACCTCCAGGAGTTTCCAGAGATCTGGTCCAGGCGGATCAAGATCGCGAAGGGGTGA
- a CDS encoding type II toxin-antitoxin system ParD family antitoxin, translating to MYVSLTPELEQLVHRKVESGLYLSASEVVREALRLLEERDKPQAIKCEEIRKEIQLGIDQADRGEVAALDVTGTLAKVRSRRRNGCKGA from the coding sequence ATGTACGTGTCGCTCACTCCCGAACTCGAGCAACTCGTCCACCGGAAGGTTGAGTCCGGACTTTACCTTTCGGCGAGCGAGGTGGTTCGCGAAGCCTTGCGCCTGCTTGAGGAGCGGGACAAGCCTCAAGCGATAAAGTGCGAGGAGATCCGCAAGGAAATCCAGCTCGGCATCGACCAGGCAGACCGGGGCGAGGTCGCCGCCCTCGACGTCACGGGGACGCTCGCCAAGGTCCGGAGCCGCCGAAGGAACGGTTGCAAGGGGGCCTGA
- a CDS encoding Gfo/Idh/MocA family protein, with protein MDRRRFLKSGAMGMALSPAFRAMAEQAADQPVKRVGVIGPGWYGKIDVLRLIQVAPVEVVSLADVDRNMVNGAADIIASRQASKKRPRTYGDYREMLKEKDLDIVLVATPDHWHALPMIAAVEAGADVYVQKPISHDIAEGTAMLRAARAHNRVVQVGTQRRSTPHLIEARNDIVKAGKLGKVGFAETYCYYGSKGNTPPNSDPPDYLDWDMFVGPAPMRPFNSSIHPRGWRGYQEFSNGTLGDMCIHMLDSVRWMLDLGAPKTVSSAGGIVMNQRGARDTTDTQVATFAFDDLDVVWQHRTWGSAPDPKYPWGATLYGDKGTLKFSVWGYDFIPTNGPAVHRDVTMELDKYPEDQTEKDIEKHVAPAVRYHMLDFLAAIANRGKPVADIEQGYISTTACILANMSQRLGRSLAWDAQNHKIVGDDEANAQIKKAYRSPWVHPASV; from the coding sequence ATGGATCGTCGCAGGTTTCTCAAGTCGGGTGCGATGGGGATGGCGTTGTCGCCGGCGTTCCGCGCCATGGCCGAGCAGGCGGCCGATCAGCCGGTGAAGCGGGTGGGGGTCATCGGGCCGGGCTGGTACGGCAAGATCGACGTGCTGCGGCTGATCCAGGTGGCCCCCGTCGAGGTCGTTTCACTGGCCGACGTCGACCGGAACATGGTCAACGGCGCGGCTGACATCATCGCGTCGCGCCAGGCCTCCAAGAAGCGGCCCCGGACCTACGGCGACTACCGCGAGATGCTCAAGGAGAAGGACCTGGACATCGTCCTGGTCGCCACCCCCGACCACTGGCATGCCCTGCCGATGATCGCCGCCGTCGAGGCCGGGGCCGACGTCTACGTCCAGAAGCCCATCAGCCACGACATCGCCGAAGGGACCGCGATGCTCCGCGCCGCGAGGGCCCACAACCGGGTCGTCCAGGTCGGCACCCAGCGCCGGAGCACGCCGCACCTGATCGAGGCTCGGAACGATATCGTGAAGGCGGGGAAGCTCGGCAAGGTCGGGTTCGCCGAGACCTACTGCTATTACGGGTCGAAGGGGAATACCCCGCCGAACTCCGACCCGCCGGACTACCTCGATTGGGACATGTTCGTCGGGCCGGCGCCGATGCGGCCTTTCAACTCCAGCATCCACCCCCGCGGCTGGCGAGGATATCAGGAGTTCAGCAACGGCACCCTCGGCGATATGTGCATCCACATGCTCGACTCCGTGCGCTGGATGCTCGACCTGGGTGCGCCCAAGACGGTCTCCTCGGCCGGAGGGATCGTGATGAATCAGCGCGGGGCCCGAGACACGACCGATACTCAGGTCGCCACCTTCGCGTTCGACGACCTCGACGTCGTCTGGCAGCACCGCACCTGGGGCTCAGCGCCCGACCCAAAGTATCCCTGGGGCGCGACGCTCTACGGCGACAAGGGGACGCTCAAGTTCAGCGTCTGGGGGTACGACTTCATCCCCACCAATGGCCCGGCGGTCCATCGCGACGTCACCATGGAGCTGGACAAGTACCCCGAAGACCAGACCGAGAAGGACATCGAGAAACACGTCGCCCCGGCCGTCCGCTACCACATGCTCGACTTCCTCGCCGCCATCGCCAACCGAGGCAAGCCGGTGGCCGACATCGAGCAGGGATACATCTCAACGACCGCCTGCATCCTGGCCAATATGTCGCAGCGACTCGGCCGATCGCTGGCCTGGGACGCCCAGAACCACAAGATCGTCGGCGACGACGAGGCCAACGCCCAGATCAAGAAGGCCTACCGCAGCCCCTGGGTTCATCCGGCCTCGGTCTGA
- a CDS encoding hydroxypyruvate isomerase family protein, whose translation MNTPSQPETTRRGLIRAASATVAAGAALGALPTARADSSRKSAAEGRLKQSVCRWCYNKIPLDELCSAAKRMGLVGIDLLGPNDFETVKKHGLVCTMVSSHPLQDGLADPKFHDKCLQMMNAAIEATAKEGWKNVICFSGNRRGIDDKVGMDNCVKALKEITPVAEKAGIVLNMELLNSKVNHADYMCDNTKWGVELVKRVGSNNFKLLYDIYHMQIMEGDVIRTIEKDHAAFGHYHTGGNPGRHEIDETQELNYKAIAKAIADVKDDVFFAHEFIPVRDPLTSLAEAVELCIV comes from the coding sequence ATGAACACCCCGTCCCAACCGGAAACGACTCGACGCGGCCTCATCCGCGCGGCCTCGGCGACGGTCGCCGCCGGCGCAGCGCTCGGCGCACTCCCGACCGCCAGGGCCGACTCCTCCCGCAAGTCGGCCGCTGAAGGCCGGCTCAAGCAGTCCGTCTGCCGCTGGTGCTACAACAAGATCCCCCTCGACGAGCTGTGCTCCGCCGCCAAGCGGATGGGCCTCGTCGGGATCGACCTTCTCGGCCCCAACGACTTCGAGACCGTCAAGAAGCACGGCCTGGTCTGCACCATGGTCAGCTCGCACCCGCTGCAAGACGGCCTGGCCGACCCCAAATTCCACGACAAATGCCTTCAGATGATGAACGCCGCCATCGAGGCGACGGCGAAGGAAGGCTGGAAGAACGTCATCTGCTTCTCCGGCAACCGCCGGGGGATCGACGACAAGGTCGGCATGGACAACTGCGTCAAGGCGCTCAAGGAGATCACGCCGGTGGCCGAGAAGGCCGGCATCGTCCTCAACATGGAGCTGCTCAACAGCAAGGTCAACCACGCCGACTACATGTGCGACAACACCAAGTGGGGCGTCGAGTTGGTCAAGCGCGTGGGCTCGAACAACTTCAAGCTGCTGTACGACATCTATCACATGCAGATCATGGAAGGCGACGTCATCCGAACCATCGAGAAGGATCACGCCGCCTTCGGCCACTACCACACCGGCGGCAACCCCGGCCGCCACGAGATCGACGAGACCCAGGAGCTAAACTACAAGGCGATCGCCAAGGCCATCGCCGACGTCAAAGACGACGTCTTCTTCGCCCACGAGTTCATCCCGGTCCGCGATCCCCTCACGAGCCTCGCCGAGGCCGTCGAACTCTGCATTGTTTAA
- a CDS encoding LysM peptidoglycan-binding domain-containing protein yields the protein MNWIRRIRPYLPALGLWFAAGLVDPLARAEDPAAASPPSTASADAESAKVHGTITVDFDKVTISELLKLVSVVEKVDGVIHIVSSHPREGEEAIVVSSAQGAVALARTSSPSSPKLVIGSVKQAAPAPSHVHQRPVSPAASGPEFPRIAALARLLGMEKNPEPALQPRVMAATTAGTIPASRVIPLEVEPAPSAPVVESSPAPSTPQGSATALEAGSRIGSLAGGEPIIVGKFHSPWPASENLQGSTNRTASVRDAEVSQASHSSHRAAVSVSPQKYTSMRGDTFESLSQKFYGDARYASALWWANRGQVTWPDALTAGKTIKIPGLGQLEPKAVMAQAHAKNNALPPLESIGPRRDPETVRTSFEKASTDPASPSTTNAGGFAVYVVRPEDTLRIIAREKCGDERKALEIIALNRDALSVEGRPRVGQCLILPAPATASPTH from the coding sequence TTGAACTGGATCCGACGCATAAGACCATATCTGCCGGCCCTGGGCCTGTGGTTCGCGGCGGGCCTCGTCGATCCCCTGGCCCGCGCCGAGGACCCCGCAGCCGCGTCCCCCCCATCAACGGCCTCCGCAGATGCGGAATCCGCTAAGGTCCACGGGACGATCACCGTCGACTTCGACAAGGTCACCATCTCCGAGTTGCTCAAGCTCGTGAGCGTCGTGGAGAAGGTGGACGGCGTCATCCACATCGTCTCTTCCCATCCTCGTGAAGGGGAGGAGGCCATCGTGGTCAGCAGCGCCCAGGGCGCGGTGGCGCTCGCTCGCACCTCCTCGCCGTCGTCGCCGAAGTTGGTCATCGGCTCAGTGAAGCAGGCGGCCCCCGCCCCCTCCCACGTTCACCAGCGACCCGTGAGTCCGGCGGCCTCAGGGCCTGAGTTCCCCCGCATCGCCGCTCTTGCTCGCTTGCTGGGAATGGAAAAGAACCCCGAACCAGCTCTGCAGCCCAGGGTCATGGCGGCGACGACCGCCGGCACGATTCCCGCGTCCAGAGTGATCCCGCTCGAAGTCGAGCCCGCCCCATCGGCCCCTGTTGTGGAGTCCTCACCGGCTCCTTCAACGCCGCAAGGGTCTGCGACGGCTCTGGAGGCGGGGTCGCGTATTGGCTCACTGGCGGGCGGCGAGCCGATCATCGTCGGGAAGTTCCACTCTCCCTGGCCGGCTTCAGAGAACCTGCAGGGTTCGACCAACCGCACCGCCTCGGTTCGAGACGCCGAAGTCTCCCAGGCGAGCCATAGCAGCCATCGGGCCGCCGTCTCCGTAAGCCCTCAAAAGTACACCTCGATGAGAGGCGACACGTTCGAGAGCCTCTCCCAAAAGTTCTACGGGGATGCACGATACGCCTCCGCCCTCTGGTGGGCCAACCGAGGTCAGGTCACATGGCCCGACGCCCTGACCGCTGGTAAGACGATCAAGATCCCCGGTCTCGGCCAGCTTGAACCCAAGGCGGTCATGGCCCAGGCCCACGCGAAGAACAACGCTCTCCCTCCACTCGAATCGATCGGCCCCCGTCGTGACCCCGAAACGGTTCGGACGTCCTTCGAGAAAGCCTCTACCGACCCCGCCAGTCCATCGACGACGAACGCCGGCGGATTCGCAGTCTACGTCGTGCGGCCCGAGGACACTCTCCGGATCATCGCCCGCGAGAAATGCGGCGACGAACGGAAGGCCCTGGAAATCATCGCGCTGAACCGCGACGCCCTCAGCGTCGAAGGGCGGCCTCGAGTGGGCCAATGCCTCATCCTCCCGGCCCCAGCGACGGCTTCGCCCACTCACTGA
- a CDS encoding CAP domain-containing protein: protein MSNIRSPWILALLFAAVSSTASAQDSDGPIARLVSRFREPAHTHQHVHTAPAAPAYDYTYSQAQPAATEAVEQELPAEAAPAVAAEPEAAPVYDAYAMGSDPYGFTPILNQIRASVGLHPLVYDPNLSSWAQQNNAEQCRRGLGHHVNPAGIQNCAYNYGDANSAAQGWMNSPGHRQNMLSPSATHFGIAFGPGPYWTLNAR from the coding sequence ATGTCGAACATCCGCTCCCCTTGGATCCTTGCGCTCCTCTTCGCCGCCGTTTCCTCGACCGCTTCCGCCCAGGACTCCGACGGGCCGATCGCCCGACTGGTGAGCCGGTTCCGCGAACCTGCCCACACCCACCAGCACGTTCACACCGCTCCGGCCGCTCCGGCGTACGACTACACCTATAGCCAGGCTCAGCCCGCGGCGACGGAAGCCGTCGAGCAGGAACTCCCCGCGGAGGCCGCTCCGGCCGTCGCCGCCGAACCGGAGGCTGCTCCCGTCTACGATGCGTACGCGATGGGGAGCGACCCTTACGGTTTCACCCCGATCCTGAACCAGATCCGGGCGTCTGTCGGTCTGCACCCGCTCGTCTACGATCCGAACCTCTCCTCCTGGGCTCAGCAGAACAACGCTGAGCAGTGCCGTCGCGGGCTGGGTCATCACGTCAATCCGGCGGGCATCCAGAACTGCGCTTACAACTACGGCGACGCGAATTCGGCCGCCCAGGGCTGGATGAACTCGCCGGGGCATCGCCAAAACATGCTTTCTCCCTCGGCGACCCATTTCGGCATCGCCTTCGGCCCGGGGCCTTACTGGACGCTCAACGCCCGCTGA